The genomic interval GTGCTCGAGAATGCGCTTGCAGACCCAGCGCGCCTGCTCGGCTTCGTCTGGAATGAGTACCAGTTGCGGCAGGTTGCTGGCCGCCTTGTCGGTCCAGAGCGTCTTCGCATGGCGTTCCAGCGCCGCCGCGATCACGGCGTTCGAGGCGTCCAGGATGGGTTGCGTCGAGCGGTAGTTGCGCTCGAGCGTGATCACCTGCGCGCTCTGGCTGAACTGCCCGGGAAAATCGAGGATGTTGCGCACGGTGGCGCCGCGGAAGGAATAGATCGACTGGGCATCGTCGCCCACCACCATCACGCCCTCCCCGCCCGGCTTCATGCCGGTGATGATGGCCGCCTGCAGGCGGTTGGTGTCCTGGTATTCGTCGACCAGCACATGGTCGAACAGGGCGCCGAGTTCTGGCCCCAGTTCCGGATCGGCCGCCATCTCGGCCCAGAACAGCAGCAGGTCGTCGTAGTCGAGCACGTTCTGTTCCTGCTTGGCGTCGACATAGGCGCCGAACAGGCGTTTCAGTTCCGGTTCCCACTCGCTGCACCAGGGGAAGGTACTCTGCAGCACGACGTCGAGCGGTTCGCGCGCATTGACCACCCGCGAATAGATCGACAGGCAGGTGCCTTTCAGGGGAAAGCGCTTCTGGGTCCCGGTCAG from Massilia sp. Se16.2.3 carries:
- a CDS encoding ATP-dependent helicase, which translates into the protein MKARSDGSISLPWAGTFHSIGARLLREYAGRIGLDESFTIHDRGDSEDLMGLVRHEIGLTGTQKRFPLKGTCLSIYSRVVNAREPLDVVLQSTFPWCSEWEPELKRLFGAYVDAKQEQNVLDYDDLLLFWAEMAADPELGPELGALFDHVLVDEYQDTNRLQAAIITGMKPGGEGVMVVGDDAQSIYSFRGATVRNILDFPGQFSQSAQVITLERNYRSTQPILDASNAVIAAALERHAKTLWTDKAASNLPQLVLIPDEAEQARWVCKRILEHRDAGIKLTNQAVLFRAASHSAALELELMRRNIPFVKFGGLKFLEASHIKDLLALLRFAQNPNGRMAGFRVAQLIPGIGRLPPRACSTRWPRRRKRRTPSPLSRCRRNAAATGMPS